The Sorangiineae bacterium MSr11367 genome window below encodes:
- a CDS encoding DUF4157 domain-containing protein gives MDAVQRQCAACEEELDAALQRKPADAATAMTGGQAPGSVEHALRSPGRPLAAPAREFMELRFGRDFSNVRIHDDASAHASATALGARAYTVGKEVVFGANQYQPASADGRKLLAHELTHVVQQSGGSAVIERAPKHVARDVGGAERESGQNSERAQVQALQPQEIAGRWVTEKEKLVHVAADASNRLSAKQMYIIWLLHSKEEWSAAGEEVRRIESALRKADEVAFANKKMLFEQGARRDILGPEYEKARNRLATVDAQLSDLESVMAWLEARAVLDQHVTLAQVEAEASEHAKASAMYRRFAGPFVFGVQAAGAGMRAGTFEPAGPRTLWTETRIREARSSAMNPEVPATRTDVPVVEGSGAQELPPVPRVPAPRPAAGRPADVVVPDTVAPAADEGVVAPIFGPGGALKGTGAAYGEQLATRLAAAGRRAARVVRPLVDDLNAQSSMPARAKAEAAHAACRAQMPTWGPGPLVEMPNGDFVITSRQAMLDAPVIIVESNGNVSTGRANMANVENNGLITGVRVWNVRVDAPSSGGGPR, from the coding sequence GTGGACGCCGTCCAGCGACAATGCGCAGCGTGCGAAGAAGAATTGGATGCGGCCCTGCAGCGAAAACCCGCGGATGCGGCAACCGCGATGACCGGCGGCCAAGCACCAGGGAGCGTCGAGCACGCGCTCCGTTCCCCCGGTCGCCCGCTCGCAGCGCCGGCGCGCGAGTTCATGGAGCTGCGCTTTGGTCGCGACTTTAGCAACGTGCGCATTCATGACGATGCGTCGGCACATGCATCCGCAACCGCTCTGGGGGCCCGAGCATACACGGTCGGCAAGGAGGTCGTGTTCGGAGCGAACCAGTACCAGCCCGCGAGCGCGGATGGACGAAAGTTGCTCGCCCACGAATTGACTCACGTGGTGCAGCAAAGTGGCGGTAGCGCGGTCATTGAGCGGGCCCCCAAGCATGTCGCCCGTGATGTTGGAGGGGCGGAACGCGAGAGCGGGCAGAACTCAGAACGAGCGCAGGTTCAGGCCCTCCAGCCGCAGGAGATCGCCGGTCGCTGGGTGACGGAGAAAGAAAAACTCGTTCACGTCGCCGCCGATGCATCGAATAGGCTTAGTGCGAAACAGATGTACATAATTTGGCTTCTCCACTCAAAAGAAGAGTGGAGTGCAGCCGGAGAGGAGGTTCGTCGAATCGAGTCCGCGCTGCGGAAGGCCGATGAAGTCGCGTTTGCCAACAAGAAGATGCTATTCGAGCAAGGCGCCCGTCGCGATATACTTGGACCAGAATACGAAAAAGCGAGAAATCGGCTCGCCACCGTGGACGCGCAGCTCTCGGACCTGGAGTCCGTGATGGCGTGGCTCGAGGCGCGCGCCGTTCTCGACCAGCACGTTACGTTGGCACAGGTGGAGGCTGAGGCGAGCGAGCACGCCAAGGCGAGCGCTATGTATCGGCGCTTCGCCGGACCGTTCGTCTTTGGGGTGCAGGCCGCCGGTGCAGGCATGCGGGCGGGAACGTTCGAGCCTGCAGGACCGCGAACTCTTTGGACGGAGACGAGAATACGGGAGGCACGGTCCTCCGCGATGAATCCTGAGGTGCCAGCCACGCGGACAGATGTACCCGTAGTTGAAGGTTCGGGGGCTCAGGAACTTCCCCCGGTCCCACGGGTTCCCGCTCCGCGACCAGCTGCCGGCAGACCGGCAGATGTCGTCGTTCCAGATACCGTTGCACCGGCAGCGGACGAAGGCGTAGTGGCTCCAATTTTCGGGCCCGGGGGCGCACTCAAAGGAACCGGGGCCGCCTACGGGGAGCAGCTTGCCACCCGGCTCGCCGCGGCCGGCAGGCGGGCAGCGCGGGTCGTGCGTCCCCTTGTCGATGACTTGAACGCGCAGTCGTCCATGCCAGCTAGGGCGAAAGCCGAGGCAGCACATGCAGCTTGCCGGGCACAGATGCCCACTTGGGGTCCTGGTCCGCTCGTTGAAATGCCAAATGGAGATTTTGTGATAACTTCGCGGCAGGCCATGCTGGACGCGCCCGTCATCATTGTCGAGTCGAACGGGAATGTGTCGACAGGAAGAGCGAACATGGCGAACGTCGAGAACAACGGCCTGATAACAGGAGTGAGAGTCTGGAACGTCCGCGTAGACGCCCCGTCATCGGGCGGTGGTCCACGATGA
- the cfa gene encoding cyclopropane fatty acyl phospholipid synthase produces the protein MSHFSRWGSPSTRLRAAFQRLLEKADIRLDGNRPHDVRIHDPRAFMRVALQGSVGLGEAYLDGWWSTDDLEGFAFRLASARLERVAEWLPRAIWQNLGERIFNQQSKILARRVAEEHYDLGNDLFSAFLGQCRNYSCAYFQDTDDLDRAQRLKLDLICRKLDLRPGDRLLDVGGGWGELARHAAKEYGAVVTSINISEEQMRFAREHCKGLDVSIVHCDYRDVRGLFDKVAAIAMFTHIGRRNYRAFMAAIHRVLAPTGAFLLEGVWGNVSMNRIDGWIDKYVFPGATIPSGAQTFRALEGLFVAEDIHNFGPHYIKTLRAWDARLEAAWPDLRSRYGERVHRIFSYYFRMIAGYFRARALHNWHLLLTPTGAPQPATGRITDVVAGRGTDGAGRRGLIANV, from the coding sequence GTGAGTCATTTCTCGAGATGGGGATCACCAAGCACACGCCTCCGCGCGGCATTCCAAAGGCTTCTCGAAAAGGCCGACATACGGCTGGACGGAAATCGGCCTCACGATGTGCGCATCCATGATCCACGCGCGTTCATGCGCGTCGCACTGCAAGGATCGGTAGGGTTGGGCGAGGCTTACCTCGATGGGTGGTGGAGCACGGACGATCTCGAAGGGTTTGCCTTCCGCCTGGCATCGGCACGGCTCGAACGTGTGGCGGAGTGGCTGCCCCGTGCTATTTGGCAAAACCTCGGCGAACGTATTTTCAACCAGCAGAGCAAGATTCTCGCTCGTCGGGTTGCGGAGGAGCATTACGACTTGGGCAACGATCTGTTTTCTGCATTTCTCGGACAATGCAGGAACTATAGTTGTGCCTATTTCCAGGATACCGACGACCTCGACCGCGCCCAACGTCTCAAGCTCGATCTCATTTGCCGAAAGCTCGATTTGCGGCCCGGTGACCGACTTCTCGACGTGGGCGGTGGCTGGGGGGAGCTCGCACGCCACGCCGCGAAGGAATACGGGGCCGTGGTTACCAGCATCAACATTTCGGAAGAGCAGATGCGCTTTGCTCGAGAGCACTGCAAGGGGCTCGACGTGAGCATCGTGCACTGCGACTACCGCGACGTACGCGGGCTTTTCGACAAGGTTGCCGCGATCGCGATGTTTACCCACATTGGCCGCCGAAACTACCGTGCCTTCATGGCGGCAATCCACCGCGTCCTCGCGCCCACGGGTGCGTTTCTGCTCGAGGGCGTGTGGGGCAACGTTTCCATGAACCGTATCGACGGCTGGATCGACAAATACGTGTTTCCCGGGGCGACGATCCCGTCGGGCGCCCAGACCTTCCGTGCCTTGGAAGGGCTCTTCGTGGCCGAGGACATTCACAACTTCGGCCCGCACTACATCAAGACGCTACGGGCATGGGATGCGCGCCTCGAGGCAGCCTGGCCCGACCTCCGCTCGCGCTATGGTGAGCGCGTGCATCGCATTTTCAGTTACTACTTCCGCATGATCGCAGGCTACTTCCGAGCACGCGCCCTCCACAATTGGCACCTCCTGCTCACCCCCACGGGCGCGCCCCAGCCGGCTACCGGCCGGATCACCGACGTGGTCGCCGGTCGAGGAACGGACGGAGCCGGTAGACGAGGCCTCATTGCAAATGTCTGA
- a CDS encoding OprO/OprP family phosphate-selective porin produces the protein MKIGYPVIAAVVLFSRVAAAESVSGAPASLAGYRNGSFTLRDEKENFVISPSGFFQMDHLSYWGPGIGDTALKPTFAFRRVRLSLAGQFLKRWDFRIEFEMGRTALDNTSGRADEPVAAPPGVQPTPATAQYAPAQTVKTHAQLAVMFLNYKIAPALNIRIGQLPPGFTMEQMTLPQYYPFMEKALATRVMGQQVYYAVDPEINVWGVLGNDLLTYYVAYGNGAGVNRLNTDGRGDISARVYARPFSGRTDLGPMRELQFGGSVIYGSRDPLWTYYDYNPMTTGANYLFWRPTYTNSIVGRTVHVIPAHDQWGLAAELRVPVDRFDFQGEFVYLDNGTREVVEGYQNQDPTAAPGTLGFGRMRGMGYYIFGGVWLFGPRTPSKDHANTDGALQLMLRWEQMNLKYEGYSRTSSTTSTGAPAFTGKGPYDGNIRVNALTYGAHYWATKHIRVSGQWTTYVFPEVAIPTSPLAPRHTLHELMFRGQVYF, from the coding sequence ATGAAGATCGGTTATCCCGTCATCGCCGCCGTCGTATTATTTTCGCGCGTAGCAGCAGCAGAATCCGTATCGGGTGCGCCAGCCTCTCTCGCCGGATATCGCAATGGGTCATTCACCCTGCGCGATGAAAAAGAGAATTTCGTGATCAGTCCTTCTGGTTTTTTCCAGATGGATCATCTCAGTTACTGGGGCCCCGGCATCGGCGACACGGCCCTCAAGCCCACATTTGCCTTCCGGCGTGTGCGGCTGTCGCTGGCTGGGCAATTCTTGAAACGCTGGGATTTTCGCATCGAGTTCGAAATGGGCCGAACGGCCCTCGACAACACGAGCGGCCGCGCCGACGAGCCGGTGGCCGCTCCTCCGGGCGTGCAGCCCACGCCGGCGACCGCGCAATATGCTCCCGCGCAAACCGTGAAAACGCATGCGCAGCTCGCGGTCATGTTTCTCAATTACAAAATAGCTCCCGCATTGAACATCCGAATCGGCCAGCTGCCGCCGGGCTTCACCATGGAGCAGATGACCCTACCGCAGTACTACCCTTTCATGGAGAAGGCGCTCGCCACCCGGGTCATGGGGCAGCAAGTTTACTATGCGGTGGATCCCGAGATCAACGTGTGGGGAGTTCTCGGCAACGACCTGCTCACGTATTACGTGGCCTACGGCAATGGCGCCGGCGTAAACCGCCTCAACACCGATGGGCGCGGAGACATTTCGGCCCGCGTCTACGCCCGGCCGTTCTCGGGGCGCACCGACCTGGGGCCCATGAGGGAGCTCCAATTCGGCGGGAGCGTCATCTACGGCTCGCGCGATCCTCTTTGGACGTATTACGATTACAATCCCATGACCACGGGCGCCAATTATCTATTCTGGCGGCCGACGTATACGAATTCCATCGTGGGACGCACCGTGCACGTCATCCCTGCGCACGATCAATGGGGCCTGGCGGCCGAGTTGCGCGTACCGGTCGACCGCTTCGATTTCCAGGGCGAGTTCGTCTACCTGGACAATGGCACCCGCGAGGTCGTCGAGGGGTATCAGAATCAAGACCCCACCGCGGCCCCAGGTACGCTCGGCTTCGGGCGCATGCGCGGCATGGGGTATTACATCTTCGGCGGTGTGTGGCTGTTCGGCCCGCGCACCCCGAGCAAGGACCACGCGAACACGGATGGCGCCCTGCAACTGATGCTGCGCTGGGAGCAGATGAATCTCAAGTACGAGGGGTACAGCCGCACCTCGTCGACCACGTCCACGGGTGCGCCCGCGTTTACGGGCAAAGGGCCGTACGACGGTAATATTCGCGTGAATGCGCTCACGTACGGCGCTCACTATTGGGCAACGAAGCACATTCGTGTGAGCGGACAATGGACCACGTATGTCTTTCCCGAGGTGGCGATACCCACCAGCCCACTCGCGCCGCGTCACACGCTGCACGAGCTGATGTTTCGCGGGCAAGTTTACTTTTGA
- a CDS encoding mannitol dehydrogenase family protein: MAALNRRTLAALPPAVVGPKYDRTAVRAGIAHIGVGAFHRAHLAIYTDRCLTHAGQNAWGILGINLLPHDRPLAEAFAAQDGLYSVTEMAPDGTRTSLVLGVMVDYLYAPDGPEAVLARLADPAIRIVSLTITEGGYLLDEQGRFKLDDPTVVHDLAHRDAPHGVFGFLIGALARRRQNGIPPFTVMSCDNLRHNGDQARRACLAYAKAYDPALAAWMETDVDFPNAMVDRITPATDAARRTELNALTGLDDRAPVICEDFIQWVLEDKFRHGRPAWENVGVQIVDDVTPYEEAKIRLLNGAHQMLSYPAFLAGLRGVDEALRDPLFHDYLRDFLANDSAVWLKSLPGMELASYQRLLLERFGNRAIADRLDRLCLDGGPKIPGFLVPTLDACLSQGRDARRIAFLLACYDRYIKVRKDDNGESYPLREPNAMRLLQPIIDSPSPMTLLECEELVGTRASKDARFVAQYLALRKQLDEQGVRKTLTALPALTV, from the coding sequence ATGGCAGCGCTAAATCGTCGAACCTTGGCGGCATTGCCGCCCGCCGTCGTTGGGCCGAAGTACGATCGCACCGCGGTCCGCGCAGGCATCGCGCACATCGGCGTGGGGGCCTTCCACCGCGCACACCTGGCCATCTACACGGACCGCTGTTTGACCCACGCGGGGCAGAACGCGTGGGGCATCTTGGGGATCAATCTGCTCCCGCACGATCGCCCGCTGGCCGAGGCCTTCGCCGCGCAGGATGGCCTCTACAGCGTGACGGAAATGGCGCCGGACGGCACGCGGACGAGCCTCGTACTCGGCGTCATGGTCGACTACCTCTACGCGCCCGACGGTCCCGAGGCCGTGCTCGCACGCCTCGCCGATCCGGCCATCCGCATCGTCTCGCTGACCATCACCGAGGGCGGGTACCTGCTCGACGAGCAAGGCCGCTTCAAGCTGGACGATCCCACCGTGGTGCACGATCTCGCGCATCGCGATGCGCCGCACGGCGTGTTCGGCTTTCTCATTGGCGCGCTCGCACGGCGCCGCCAAAATGGGATTCCGCCCTTCACGGTGATGTCGTGCGACAACCTGCGGCACAATGGCGACCAAGCCCGGCGCGCGTGCCTTGCGTACGCGAAAGCGTACGATCCGGCGCTCGCCGCATGGATGGAGACCGACGTCGACTTTCCCAATGCGATGGTCGACCGCATCACGCCCGCCACCGACGCGGCACGCCGCACGGAGCTGAACGCCCTCACCGGATTGGACGACCGCGCGCCGGTCATCTGCGAGGACTTCATCCAGTGGGTGCTCGAGGACAAGTTCCGTCACGGGCGCCCCGCCTGGGAAAACGTGGGCGTGCAAATCGTCGACGATGTCACGCCGTACGAGGAGGCCAAGATCCGCCTGCTCAATGGGGCACACCAGATGCTCTCGTACCCGGCGTTCCTCGCCGGCTTGCGCGGGGTCGACGAAGCGCTGCGCGATCCGCTGTTCCACGATTACCTTCGCGACTTCTTGGCCAACGATTCCGCGGTGTGGCTGAAGTCCCTCCCGGGCATGGAGCTGGCCAGCTACCAGCGCCTGCTCTTGGAGCGATTCGGCAACCGGGCCATCGCCGATCGGCTCGATCGCCTTTGCCTCGATGGCGGCCCGAAGATTCCGGGCTTCCTGGTACCCACGCTGGACGCGTGCCTCTCGCAAGGACGCGACGCGCGGCGCATCGCGTTCCTGCTGGCGTGCTACGACCGCTACATCAAAGTCCGCAAGGACGACAACGGCGAAAGCTACCCGCTGCGCGAGCCCAACGCGATGCGCCTCCTGCAGCCGATCATCGACAGCCCCTCGCCCATGACCCTTTTGGAGTGCGAAGAGCTCGTCGGCACGCGCGCCTCGAAAGACGCGCGTTTCGTGGCGCAATACTTGGCATTGCGAAAGCAACTCGACGAGCAAGGCGTGCGCAAAACGCTCACCGCCCTGCCCGCCCTCACGGTCTAA
- a CDS encoding ABC transporter ATP-binding protein, translating into MARLEIRSLRKRFDEVDVIKGVDLEVEDREFCVFLGPSGCGKSTLLRLIAGLEDVDEGHLLLDGGDITDLPAVNRNLAMVFQSYALYPHMTVRENMSFALKLAKAEPDVIAKKVERAARILALEPLLDRKPAALSGGQRQRVAIGRAIVREPRIFLFDEPLSNLDAALRVQMRLEIARLHQELKATTIYVTHDQVEAMTLADKVVIFNAGRIEQVGSPLELYRRPANRFVASFLGMPQMTFLDVAMSDGAQRLANGQALELSERGMPKSFTLGVRPEQLVFCEPSENGGGVKLEGRLAVVERLGSDTCAYVHVEKLGTLTVKTDGEYAGRAGASVCLRLDPARCHVFDAKGEAVYHPSDRA; encoded by the coding sequence ATGGCACGATTGGAAATTCGTTCGCTGCGGAAACGATTCGACGAGGTCGACGTCATCAAAGGGGTCGATCTCGAGGTGGAAGATCGCGAATTCTGTGTGTTCCTCGGCCCCTCGGGGTGCGGAAAGTCGACCTTGCTGCGGCTCATTGCCGGGCTGGAAGACGTCGACGAGGGGCACCTGCTTCTCGACGGTGGAGACATCACCGATTTACCGGCGGTCAATCGAAATTTGGCGATGGTCTTCCAGTCGTATGCGCTGTACCCGCACATGACGGTGCGCGAGAACATGTCGTTCGCGCTCAAGCTGGCCAAGGCCGAGCCGGACGTCATCGCGAAGAAGGTCGAGCGTGCGGCGAGGATTCTCGCGCTGGAGCCGCTGCTCGATCGCAAGCCGGCGGCACTCTCGGGCGGCCAGAGGCAGCGCGTGGCCATCGGGCGCGCGATCGTGCGCGAGCCGCGCATCTTCCTGTTCGACGAGCCGCTCTCCAACCTGGACGCTGCGCTTCGCGTGCAGATGCGCCTGGAGATCGCGCGCCTGCACCAGGAGCTCAAGGCAACGACCATTTACGTGACGCACGACCAGGTCGAGGCGATGACCTTGGCCGACAAGGTCGTCATCTTCAACGCGGGCCGCATCGAACAAGTGGGCTCGCCGCTCGAATTGTACCGCCGCCCGGCGAACCGCTTCGTGGCCAGCTTCCTCGGCATGCCGCAGATGACCTTTCTCGATGTGGCCATGAGCGACGGCGCCCAGCGTTTGGCCAATGGACAAGCGCTGGAGCTGTCGGAACGGGGAATGCCCAAGAGCTTCACCCTCGGCGTGCGCCCCGAACAGCTCGTCTTTTGCGAGCCGTCGGAAAACGGCGGCGGCGTGAAGCTCGAAGGGCGCCTGGCGGTGGTCGAACGCCTCGGCAGCGACACCTGTGCGTACGTGCACGTGGAAAAGCTGGGTACGCTCACCGTGAAGACGGACGGCGAGTATGCCGGGCGCGCCGGCGCCTCGGTGTGCCTGCGGCTCGACCCGGCGCGCTGTCATGTCTTCGACGCCAAGGGCGAGGCGGTCTACCATCCGTCGGACCGAGCTTGA
- a CDS encoding carbohydrate ABC transporter permease: MSTAKSRKRLWRNLRTVAAWAVGFAMFFPILWMLLTSFKTELDAFSMPPSFLFAPTLENYATILERANYMHYAWNSIVTAGGATVLGMVVAVPAAYAFAYHPTKRTRGTLLWMLSTKMLPSVGVLVPIYLIARDLNLLDSRTALVLVFALVNLPIMVWMIYTYFRDIPMDILEAARMDGANTWKIMMHVLLPVSRGGLASTALLCLILSWNESFWSLNLTTSQAAPLSALVASFSSPEGLFWAKLSAVSTLACAPILVLGWLSQKQLVRGLTFGAVK, translated from the coding sequence ATGAGTACGGCGAAGTCGCGCAAACGACTCTGGCGCAACCTCCGCACCGTCGCGGCGTGGGCGGTGGGGTTCGCCATGTTTTTCCCCATCCTATGGATGCTGCTCACCAGCTTCAAAACGGAGCTGGACGCCTTCTCCATGCCGCCGAGCTTCCTCTTCGCGCCCACCTTGGAGAATTACGCGACGATTTTGGAGCGCGCGAATTACATGCACTACGCATGGAATTCCATCGTCACCGCGGGCGGTGCCACCGTTCTCGGCATGGTGGTCGCCGTGCCGGCGGCGTATGCGTTCGCGTACCACCCGACGAAGCGCACCCGCGGGACCTTGCTGTGGATGCTCTCGACGAAGATGCTTCCCAGCGTCGGCGTCTTGGTGCCCATTTACCTGATTGCGCGTGATTTGAACTTGCTCGATTCGCGCACGGCGCTGGTGCTCGTCTTCGCGCTGGTGAATCTGCCCATCATGGTGTGGATGATTTACACCTATTTCCGCGACATCCCCATGGACATCCTCGAGGCGGCGCGGATGGACGGCGCGAACACGTGGAAGATCATGATGCACGTGCTGCTTCCCGTGAGCCGCGGCGGGCTCGCCTCCACCGCGCTTCTCTGCCTCATTCTGTCGTGGAACGAGTCGTTCTGGTCGCTCAATTTGACCACCAGTCAAGCGGCGCCGCTTTCCGCGTTGGTCGCATCGTTCTCCAGCCCCGAAGGGCTCTTTTGGGCAAAGCTCTCCGCGGTCTCGACGCTCGCCTGCGCACCGATTCTCGTGTTGGGCTGGCTCTCGCAAAAGCAGCTGGTTCGCGGTCTCACGTTTGGCGCCGTGAAATAA
- a CDS encoding sugar ABC transporter permease: MSSKAKTQVERLLAQPATLMLFAWMIVPLAMTVYFSVQYFNLLYPNKSSFVGVENFAYFFTYPSFWTSILNTMLLVGFVLLVTVVGGVLISVLVDDHFPGQGIVRMLLISPFFVMPTVAALTWKNLLMNPVSGFFAWIATSLGMTPVNWFADWPLLSVIMVVAWEWLPFAILIFVTALQSMDREQKEAAQMDGAKAWDIFWHLTLPHLRRPIAVVIMVEAIFLLNVFAEIFVTTNGGPGDATTNVPFLVYTQALLEFDVGAASAGGLFAVVLANLVSIFLVRLIGKSLTAGAR, translated from the coding sequence ATGAGCTCGAAAGCAAAAACGCAGGTCGAACGCCTCCTGGCGCAACCGGCCACCTTGATGCTGTTCGCCTGGATGATCGTCCCCCTGGCGATGACCGTGTATTTCTCGGTGCAGTACTTCAATCTGCTCTACCCGAACAAATCGTCGTTCGTGGGCGTAGAGAACTTTGCCTACTTCTTCACCTACCCCAGCTTCTGGACCAGCATCCTCAACACCATGCTGCTGGTGGGCTTCGTGCTCCTCGTCACAGTCGTGGGCGGGGTTCTCATCAGCGTGCTCGTCGACGACCATTTTCCCGGTCAGGGCATCGTGCGCATGCTGCTCATCTCGCCCTTCTTCGTGATGCCCACGGTGGCCGCGCTCACGTGGAAGAACCTGCTCATGAATCCGGTGTCCGGCTTTTTCGCGTGGATTGCGACGTCGCTGGGCATGACGCCGGTCAACTGGTTTGCCGATTGGCCGCTCTTGTCGGTCATCATGGTGGTGGCCTGGGAATGGCTGCCCTTTGCCATTTTGATCTTCGTCACCGCGCTGCAATCGATGGATCGCGAGCAAAAAGAAGCAGCCCAGATGGACGGCGCCAAGGCGTGGGACATCTTTTGGCACCTCACCCTGCCCCACCTGCGCCGGCCGATTGCCGTCGTGATCATGGTGGAGGCCATCTTTTTGCTGAACGTGTTCGCCGAGATCTTCGTCACCACCAACGGTGGCCCGGGCGATGCGACCACCAATGTGCCATTCTTGGTGTACACGCAGGCGCTGTTGGAGTTCGACGTGGGGGCGGCGTCCGCCGGCGGCTTGTTCGCGGTCGTCTTGGCCAACCTCGTATCCATTTTCCTGGTTCGTCTGATCGGCAAATCCTTGACCGCGGGTGCACGATGA
- a CDS encoding sugar ABC transporter substrate-binding protein, with protein MARTTRWTAVATMATTMLIAGSAHADATLTIGTVNNADMVRMQALSSEYEKTHPGVHLNWVVLEENTLRQRLTTDIATHGGQFDVMTIGAYEAPLWGAQQWLKPLDNLPADYDVNDLFPNVREQLTVDGHLYAVPFYAEASITFYRKDLFAARGLTMPEQPTWQQIREFATKLHDPSHGVYGVCLRGKAGWGENMALLGTIVNSYGGRWFDPGWKPQLDTPPWHEAVKFYIDLLSHYGPPGPSDNGFNENLALFAAGRCGMWIDASVAGGTLVNPKESTVADKVGFTRAPKQTTDRGSSWLWVWSLAIPASTRQFNEARDFILWATSRPYLQRVGERYGLSSTPPGTRLSTYDTAAYMNTAPFAKVTFDSLKAVDPAHPTLLPVPYKGIQLVSIPEFQAVATLVGRLIAGALTGRGQVDQVLHTCQNAVERTMKRAGYYQPNKAEQP; from the coding sequence ATGGCGCGAACGACCCGATGGACCGCGGTTGCGACGATGGCCACGACGATGCTGATCGCCGGATCGGCGCACGCCGATGCCACCCTCACGATCGGCACCGTCAACAACGCCGACATGGTGCGCATGCAAGCCCTGTCGAGCGAATACGAGAAGACGCATCCCGGAGTGCACCTCAATTGGGTCGTCCTCGAAGAGAACACCTTGCGGCAACGCCTCACGACGGACATCGCCACGCACGGTGGCCAGTTCGACGTGATGACCATCGGCGCCTACGAGGCTCCGCTCTGGGGTGCGCAGCAATGGCTGAAGCCCCTGGACAACCTCCCCGCCGATTACGACGTGAATGACCTCTTCCCCAACGTGCGCGAGCAGCTCACCGTCGACGGCCACCTCTACGCGGTGCCGTTCTACGCCGAGGCGTCGATCACCTTCTACCGCAAGGACCTCTTCGCCGCCCGCGGGCTCACCATGCCCGAGCAGCCCACGTGGCAGCAGATTCGCGAATTTGCAACCAAGCTGCATGACCCCAGCCATGGCGTTTACGGCGTGTGCTTGCGCGGCAAGGCCGGCTGGGGCGAAAACATGGCGCTGCTCGGCACCATCGTGAACAGCTACGGCGGCCGCTGGTTCGACCCCGGGTGGAAGCCGCAGCTCGACACGCCGCCGTGGCACGAGGCGGTGAAGTTCTACATCGATCTTCTCTCGCACTACGGCCCGCCGGGGCCGAGCGACAATGGATTCAACGAGAACCTCGCGCTCTTCGCCGCAGGCCGATGCGGCATGTGGATCGACGCCAGCGTGGCCGGCGGCACCCTGGTCAACCCGAAGGAAAGCACGGTCGCCGACAAAGTCGGATTCACCCGCGCCCCCAAGCAGACGACCGATCGCGGCTCGTCGTGGCTCTGGGTGTGGTCGCTCGCGATTCCGGCGAGCACCCGCCAATTCAACGAGGCCCGCGACTTCATCCTGTGGGCAACCTCGCGCCCGTACCTGCAGCGCGTGGGCGAGCGTTACGGCCTCTCGAGCACGCCGCCGGGCACGCGCCTCTCCACCTACGACACAGCGGCGTACATGAACACGGCGCCCTTCGCCAAGGTCACCTTCGACTCGCTCAAGGCCGTCGATCCAGCGCACCCCACGTTGCTTCCGGTCCCGTACAAAGGCATTCAGCTCGTCTCCATTCCCGAATTTCAAGCCGTGGCCACCTTGGTGGGCCGGCTCATCGCCGGAGCGCTGACCGGACGCGGTCAGGTCGACCAAGTGCTCCATACCTGTCAAAACGCCGTCGAGCGCACGATGAAGCGCGCCGGCTATTACCAGCCAAACAAGGCAGAGCAACCATGA